GATCCTATCAAATGCTTCGGTAGCGTCTGAGTGGTGTAAAAAAGAGCTATCAGCAGGATTACTTAGAGAACTAGAAGAAAAGCGAGTAGTCATAATGCCAGTCTTGTTGGAAGACTGCAAAATTCCATTATTCGCCAGAGGTAAACTATATGCAGATTTTAGAACAAATTTTGATGATGGGCTTAAAACTGTTTTAGAGGGGATTGCGAAAGTTACAAACCCTTTCCTGAGTCGAAAAGCAAGGAGC
This genomic window from Vibrio metoecus contains:
- a CDS encoding toll/interleukin-1 receptor domain-containing protein, whose amino-acid sequence is MPVFISYSHENKDFVDQLAIQLVQHNVNIWLDRWELSIGDSIIDKVQEAADGASALLVILSNASVASEWCKKELSAGLLRELEEKRVVIMPVLLEDCKIPLFARGKLYADFRTNFDDGLKTVLEGIAKVTNPFLSRKARSMNTIQTGQSIGAM